From the genome of Podospora bellae-mahoneyi strain CBS 112042 chromosome 2, whole genome shotgun sequence:
TTGTTACACCAACACGCACGCGCTGCACAGTCACACCAGAACTCAGTCATGGTCCGGGTTAGCAGAGATGCCCATCTGCTTGATCCTCATGCCAGGAGCAACCTTGTCCATCTCATCCTTGGTCCAGTACGCCTTCTCAGCAGGACTCAGATCAAACGTCTCGTCCAACTTCCTCTGCAAGACAGGAGCGGACTCCCATCCCTTGTGGCTGTCATGCAGCCACAGGCGCATGATGTACCGCTGATTCCACACATCATCCGGCGAGTCAACAAACCCAGCACGTGCATGGAGAACAGCAAAGTTGTTGATGAACAACAAATCTCCAGCCTCGGGAACAATCCGAAGGTTGACACGCGTAGCGGCCTCCTGGACCCGATTAAGAGCAGCAATCCTCTCGGGTGTAAGCTGTGGAGCATCAGGCGAGAAAGGGATGGCGGGATTCGCCCCCAAGAACGTAACAGCCATATTGATCTGAagctggttgttgtggaACCCAATCACGGGCCTGTTGAAGGTCCTAGTGATGGTTTGATTTGGGCCGGGGCGGTGGACGCGCTCCCAATACCAATTCTCGGAGAGAATGCGCAAGACTTCGGGGTCTCGCTTCATGAGGTCGTTGTAGATTGAGGCGATGGGGGCGAGATACTGGTCTCCTCCTTCGAGGGGAGTGCTTTGGACGAAGAGAGAGACCATGTCACCGACGTCGATGTCGGTGTGAAATGTCATGGGCTTGGCGAGCTCGAGGGGGCTGAGCTTTTGCGAGAGTTGGGCACGGGAGCGGTCACGGATGTGGTCTTGGTGAAAGTTTAGCTTTTGCTTTCAGTCTCTAAAGCAGGAAGTCTCACCAATGTTTCTTGCACGCTGATCAGCAATGTAGCTGGTGATGCCGGCGTAGAGGATCACACATTCCTCGTCTGTGTAAGCCGAGGGGTTGATGCCACGGATACGGTGGAATCCTCGGCCGTTGTACACATGGTCCGTGACTTTCTGGAGCCGTTTGGCGAGCCCCTGAGAAAGAGGGAATGTGGTAGGGTCTGCATGGCCACGGGAAAGCCCCAGTGCTGGTGGGCAAGTGTCAGTTGATGACGTGGGCTGCATATGAGGGACACATGTGTTACCTTGGAAGTGTTTGATGGCAGAGTTGAGCTCCTCAATATCTTGGCTTGAGAGCTTGTCAGTGAAAACATCAGTGTTGGACTCAAAGTCGGCACCAGTCCATGCCAGGTCACCGGTGAGCTCTTTAGGCCAGTCGGCGGAGCTAGGGCAGTCCATTGTTCAGAATCTTGTCTTGAGTCGTGCAATTTCTCCCTTGGAAGTTCAAGTAtgatgaggttggagagagagTAGTGTGTACAGAACTTGATCTTCAAGACCCCCATTCTCACCGGGACTCTTGTCTGCATATATACCCTTCATCCATTGCATCCAGCTCATGAACGTGAATGCCCTCGATGCGGCTCAACTGCGTATTCCCCCTATTCCACAAGGCTATGAGGCTCAAATCGAGGCTCTGAGCTAACTGCcgggccaagaagaagcttcAGGGGTGTAGCTTATGTGAACACATGCAGAGCGGTTGGGATGGTGTGCTAACCGAGCGTGCCATTTGTTGCCAGACCAAGAATGAAGCAGAAGTGCAACAATAAGTCTCTCACACTGTGCAGAGATGATAAGCAGAGCCTCAAGCCAGCGGGACACAGCATCCGAAACAGTCTAAGTTCGGGCGGGAGATTGTCAGCGTGACCACGGACTGAGCCGCTTCCGCGTGGAGAGCCAATGATCGAGGGTTATGATGAAGAAAATGGGCTGTTGATAGATGAAACCCCCACGATAACATTCAGGCTTGCGTGGTAGGATACTATGTCACGGATCCAATGGCTTCAGAGTGATAAACATAGGTAGGATGGGGAGTAAGCACAGGTTAGGTAATGATATTCTGGACCTTGTTTTCAATGAGGCTCTTCGCACGCGCTAGCCCGTAATGATgagtggaaggaggggatAAATAAATGAATGGAATCAGTTGAGTGCCCAAAGAAGGAAACTCGGCGAGATGAGAGTCGTTGACTCTTGCCACTGGGTTCACCGTCTGTGGTTGATCCAGCAAATGACTTCCTCGGCAGCCCCAATGTGTTGATTTCCAATGATGTCAAGACTCGAGACAAGATGATGAACTGCTCCTGATTCAACTCTGGACCAGTCATACAGGGCTAGCCGCCTTCACCCTCCAGCAAATGGAACGGATGTTACCGTGTCTAGGCAGTTAGGTATCCAAGgacacctccaccagccGATAAACGTCGGTATACACCGGTCTAGAGTGCCATATCCCAGATTCTATGTACATGCTTCCCCCCCTAATTATGTTAAACCGACTGTGTCACACAGCTTCTGAGTAGCCATCAGACCCTTAGAGCCGATCAGGTGTTAGGATCTGCTTCACTCGTTCACCAGAATAGGCAATCATTTCCAGAACTACAAAGACTTGGTAATTTAGTGACACATAAACTGTCTTTCAACGAGGATGGCATCTCCGGTTTCTGCTCTAGATAGCTTGTTATCACAGGCGTAAAGGCTTTCGTCAAATCATCAAACAGCCGAGCATATGTGACTACGGATCGTGTCAATTTGACCGCATTCGGCCCTCGAGCGTAGTGGGACTGTCTTTGTTTGGCTGAACAGCTTGACATAGGTATGACTAAAGGAATTTCAGGGCGTAGGCTCTCATCAAACTCGTCTTTCAATTCCGTTTCTTTTGCCTAGTTCTCGATGCTTACCTATATGTTCAGCCTCCTCACTAGCTCTATATCCGATTCCCGCCGCTGAAgcccactcccacccctaTCATATATGGACGTTGTCACTGGGCCGTACCCCTCCACTTTCTTCCGCAAAAAGCCGAGCCAGACGAAAAATAAAAGTATCAGTCCCACAGCGACAATAGCCATACCCAGTGACACAcccacaaccccgccaaGTGGCATCTCTAACCTGAAGCCTACGAAGCTCAGACCAATGAAAAGACCTGAGAGAACGGTGAATATCAAGAGCATATAGATCGTGCTGGCAGTGGTGAGGGCTGTCATGAACTTTATGAGACGGTTGCCAACCCGCCCAATGGAAGGCCAGTTGATGCTGCGAGCGATCGTGCTCGGGATGGTGTGGGTGACAGCGGTCTGGACGGTGGAGAAGTATAGCGCAAGGTATGTGACAGCGGTGACGCCTATGGACACTCCCAGCCATCGTGGCCAGGTGTATTGGTCTTGAAATTCCTACCAAGATGTGTGAGTTATGAACAAGGGAAATAAGTTATGCCACTTACAATTACGTTCATCCCAAAAACAGCAGCAATGAAGCTCAGTGGTataaagaagaaggccagtTGTGTAAGCTTCGATATCGACTCGGCTTGGGCGATGGCCCGCTGGCTTTCTAAAATGCTGAGGGTCGACATAAGCGCTTGAAAAGCCGTTTCGACTCTATTTCGAATCGCCTCGAGTTCAGCGTTGATCTGGTTGAGTCGCCATGCTATCATTTGCTCCGAGTCATCGCCGTATGGCGGGACCAACTGACGGGGCCTCTCCTTGGTGTGCTGCTCAAGTTTCTCCATCATATACCGGACAGAGACCCgaaggttggcgagggtgttCCGCCATCGGCCAAGATAATCTCTCCACTGCGGCACCGAAGAGCGCAGCTGCTCGTCTTCGCCCAAATACAATTCGACCTCGTCCAACCCCCGACCCAGCTCGAACAGGATGGTTGGCATATCATCCACCACAAAACCAAGCATCGTTTGTATGAGCCAAGTATCGTTTTGTCTTCCTCGAAACGGACTCGGGGCATCCAGCGCCTTTTTGATACGGTCTAGGGCTGTTGTCTCGAGGATAAAACAGGGCTGATTCGGCAGAGGTTTGGAGCCTATATCTCCAGACCACAAGTTGAGGTTCACCTGCCTGACTGTATGCATTCTTTGTGGATCGACGAGAAGGCACCCAACAAGTTGGCCATTCTCCCGTCTCGAGTAATGAAACGACATGCGCGTTGAGGCATGATGAAGAACAACACTCTCCATCCTCTGTGATGGGTGAAGCGGATGGTATGGTCTATATACCCCCTCCGGAAACGTTCCCCATCGACAATGGCTCTCGTATGTGGATTGGGGGTCGGCAGTTTGGTCTGTATCCCATGGCGTTCCCGCGCgaatcttcttctccattTTCCAACCTTCAGACTTTTGCAGGGCTGGTTCTGACCAGCTGACAAAGAAACTACCGGTAGATCTGTCCTGGTGGAAGCCCATTTTGTGTCCTGAGCCCCATCCAAGATGGGCTGTAAAGAACTCTGGGGGCAGGTACAACCCCATATCTGCCAAACGCGTTGCCTGAAGGTCGCTATGAGCTTCCACGAGGTATATCAGATCGTAATCTTGAGACGGTTCCAGGGCTTCGTcagggttgggtttggtCTGTGACAAGTCGACGGCGGTGAAACTGGTCTTTCCATCATTTTGGACTTGAAGTCGCAGACATCTGGAGGTGGCTTCCGAGGGTTCTGAAGGTTTGGCGGGCTCCCGGCCGATAACGGGATCACCCAGCAATCTCACCGAGTCAAGCGACGAGGTCCTTCTTTTGAGCATTCTGACTTAATTGATGCTTCCTGGATTTCAGACATTAAGGATCGTGGGAACTTGCTTTGTGATAAATGCGGCTGACCTCTATTGCCCCTTGATACTCTCCCCTGTCCCACGACTGTTCTCAGCCGCACGCGGGGTCGTCGTGCTCATGGAGATCATCTTCAAACTGTTGGCAGGCCTCTCCGGGCGAAGACAATAATGTTTGTCGAGGACACACCCGTCTTTCCTACATTCCCTCGGTTGCCGTCTGACGGGATTAGGGTTCAATGTGATACCCGTGGGTACATGGCAAAGTGTAAGTTGAGACTGGCGGGCCGTTCAACGTGCCTTCAAGATTTCGCATGCACACCCCTAACCCTTGGCCAACGAAGTGTGGCTGGAGGTGGTCCGCGCACCAGCACTTCAGCGCGTGtctgccttcttctcaagCTGGGATAAGTGTTTATCCACCAAATGTCCCCAACTATCGCCGGGCACGATAACGTCTTTGGCCCCAATTGGTTTCTTTCTGTCGACAAGTCACCTGAGGGGTCTCTGGGGCAATAGTATTGGATCGCCTTACACACCACCACTTGCTGGCAGGATGCCTTGGCCACTTCATGTGGTGCTAGGTAAGGCAAT
Proteins encoded in this window:
- a CDS encoding hypothetical protein (EggNog:ENOG503PNKE; COG:S) — protein: MLKRRTSSLDSVRLLGDPVIGREPAKPSEPSEATSRCLRLQVQNDGKTSFTAVDLSQTKPNPDEALEPSQDYDLIYLVEAHSDLQATRLADMGLYLPPEFFTAHLGWGSGHKMGFHQDRSTGSFFVSWSEPALQKSEGWKMEKKIRAGTPWDTDQTADPQSTYESHCRWGTFPEGVYRPYHPLHPSQRMESVVLHHASTRMSFHYSRRENGQLVGCLLVDPQRMHTVRQVNLNLWSGDIGSKPLPNQPCFILETTALDRIKKALDAPSPFRGRQNDTWLIQTMLGFVVDDMPTILFELGRGLDEVELYLGEDEQLRSSVPQWRDYLGRWRNTLANLRVSVRYMMEKLEQHTKERPRQLVPPYGDDSEQMIAWRLNQINAELEAIRNRVETAFQALMSTLSILESQRAIAQAESISKLTQLAFFFIPLSFIAAVFGMNVIEFQDQYTWPRWLGVSIGVTAVTYLALYFSTVQTAVTHTIPSTIARSINWPSIGRVGNRLIKFMTALTTASTIYMLLIFTVLSGLFIGLSFVGFRLEMPLGGVVGVSLGMAIVAVGLILLFFVWLGFLRKKVEGYGPVTTSIYDRGGSGLQRRESDIELVRRLNI
- a CDS encoding hypothetical protein (COG:E; EggNog:ENOG503P0PX), which translates into the protein MDCPSSADWPKELTGDLAWTGADFESNTDVFTDKLSSQDIEELNSAIKHFQALGLSRGHADPTTFPLSQGLAKRLQKVTDHVYNGRGFHRIRGINPSAYTDEECVILYAGITSYIADQRARNIDHIRDRSRAQLSQKLSPLELAKPMTFHTDIDVGDMVSLFVQSTPLEGGDQYLAPIASIYNDLMKRDPEVLRILSENWYWERVHRPGPNQTITRTFNRPVIGFHNNQLQINMAVTFLGANPAIPFSPDAPQLTPERIAALNRVQEAATRVNLRIVPEAGDLLFINNFAVLHARAGFVDSPDDVWNQRYIMRLWLHDSHKGWESAPVLQRKLDETFDLSPAEKAYWTKDEMDKVAPGMRIKQMGISANPDHD